A segment of the Fibrobacter succinogenes subsp. succinogenes S85 genome:
TAGAGGTGAAAGATACGAGGGCATTATCCAAAGCCTCGCCTTCGTCCTTCGGACCGCTGCCTGCGCAGCCCATAAGGAACAAACTAATAGCAGATAAAATAACCAATAATTTTTTCATGGGGTACTCCTCCGAAAAAAATCCTACCAAAATATAAACATAAATATCACAAACATCCAAATAAATGTTCCATTTTTCCTTAAAATGTACCCATTTTTGGCATTTTCCTCAATTTGCCACGTTCTTTTTCTACATTACGTCTACCGTATGAATGAAACCAATTCTCAGTCTGAAGAAATCAAGGAACCTGTGTCGGGAGGAAAGTCCGACGTCTACCGTATCCATACCAAGGACAACAGGGAAATTGTCCTCGTAGGTACCGCCCATATTTCGCAAGTTTCCAAGGACCTGGTCCATGAGACCATCGAAGCCGAATCTCCGGACACGGTCTGCGTAGAACTCGACGACGGGCGCCTCAAGTCCATCCAGGACCCCGACCGTTGGAAAAATACAGACCTGAGAGATGTCATCAAGAAAAAGCAACTGGCAACCCTCATCGCAAACCTCGTTCTGGGCTCGTATCAAAAACGTATGGGCGCACAGACAGGCGTCAAGCCCGGTTCCGAACTGAAGGAGGCGGTTGACGTTGCCAATAGCAAAAATATTCCACTGGTTCTCGCCGACCGAGACATCAAGATAACGCTCCGACGCACTTGGGCCTGCACCCCGTGGTACCGCAAGTTCAGCCTCCTCGGAGGGCTTTTTGCAAGCATCTTCGACAAGACTGAAATCAGCGAAGAAGAACTGCAAAAAATCAAGGAAAAGGACGCCCTCAATTCCATGATGCAGGAATTCGGAAAGACGTTCCCCGAAGTGAAGCAGGTGCTTATCGACGAACGCGACCAGTTCCTCGCAAGCAAGATCAAGAACGCTCCAGGCAACAAGATTGTCGCCGTCATTGGCGCAGGTCACCTGCGCGGTATCGCAAGCATCATCGAAGAAGACAAGGAACTGCCAAGCGAAGAATCCATCTCTGTCATCCCGAAGGGAACGGCCATCTGGAAGATTATCGGCTGGACCATCACGCTCGCAATTATCGCAAGCATCGTGCTTGTCGGCTATTTTGCAGGAATCGAGAAGGCCGGACAGCTGAGTCTGCAGTGGGCCATGCTTACCGGCGGTGGCGCCATGCTCGGAACAATCATCGCAGGCGGCCATCCGGTCACCATACTTGTAGCGCTGATCATGGCTCCGTTCACTGGGCTTACACCGCTTATCGGAGTCGGGTTCTTTACGGCACTCACGCAGGTCTATATGCGACCGCCTCGCGTGCAAGAAATGGAAACGCTCACCGACGACATTTGGCAAGTCAAGCGCTGGTGGAAGAACCGCGTCACACGCGTTATCCTCTGTTTCTTATGCCCGGGCATTCCGGCAATCATCGGAAAGATTCTCGCGATCTTCAAGATTTATCAAGCGTTTTAGGACCAACCGCGGGTGGCGGTCCGACGCTTTATGTTAATTTATCTTTACTGACAAATAGTCAACGCAAATTTTCGGAACCATAGGTTCCGTTGCTCCTTTTTGAAAATATTTTAATAAGAACAAATAAGGAGTACGCAATGAGTTTGAAGAAAACTTTTTCAGGGATTGCACTTGGTGCAGCCCTTCTTGGCGCAGGTATATCAAGTGCCTACGCTGCTGACGAAACACTAAGATCCCTTGCAGATAAAAACGGAATCTACATCGGCGCGATTCTGAACTCGCAATGGTTCGGCGGAGGCCTTCCTGGCAATTACGAACAGATCCACAAATCCCAATTCAACATCGTCGTTGCCGAAAACGAGATGAAGTTCGACGCCACCGAACCGCAAGAAGGGAGATTCAATTACAACAATGGCGACAAGATGGTCCGTTACGCACAGCAAAACGGAATGCGCGTCCGCGGCCACGCCCTCGCCTGGCACAGCCAAGTTCCGGGCTGGGTAAACAACTACAAGAACGATAAAAAGAAATTGCTCGCCGTTCTCAAGAACCACATCGAAAAGGTTGTCGGCCACTGGAAAGGTCAAGTCGCTGAATGGGACGTGGTGAACGAAGCCATCAGCAACAACGAACCCCAATGGCGTACAGGTTCCGTGTGGTACCAGGGTATCGGTCCGGAATTCATCGATTCCGCCTTCGTATGGGCTCACGCTGTAGACCCGGATGCAGAACTCTGCTATAACGACTACAACCTCGAACAGGGCGTCAATCCGAAAGCCAAGGCAGGATTTTTGCTAGAACAGGTGAAGCGCTGGGTCAAAAACGGCATTCCTATCCATTGCGTGGGTTCCCAAACACACGTGGAAGACACCACCACCGACAAGCACTTTATCGGTTCACCGGATAGCCTCCGCTCCCTCGCCAAGGAACTTGCAAAACTCAATGTCAAGCTGAAAATCACCGAACTCGATATCGGATTCAAGAGCGGCATCAATGTCAGCAAGAGCGACCTTGAACGTCAGGGACAAACATTCCGTCAATACCTCGACATTATCCTCGAAGAACCGAATGCGGACACGTATCTGATTTGGGGTGTTTCTGATAAATGGAGCTGGCTTGGCGGCCTGAACAGACAGAAAGGCCTTATCTACGATGACAATCTGAAGCCGAAGCCTGCATTCGATAGCATCTTGGTGAGACTCCAAACTTACGAACCTCCCAAGGATTCCGTCAAGCAGGATTCCGTTGCACAAGACTCCATCAAGAAGGATTCGACAGCCAAGGATTCTACGAAAAAGGACTCTACAGACGCCATCGCAAAAATCGCCAGCAGAACGACGATGTCCGCATACGTTGCTGGCCGCACATTGTTCGTAACGGGATTGGTTTCTAAGACCGCCGCAAAGGTCGACTTGTTCGATATGCAAGGCCGCCCCGTGTTCAGCACCAAGTGTGAAAATGGAATGGTGGACTTGAAGGATATTGCCGAAGGGCTTTACGTGGTGCAGATACGCTCAGGCAGCAACAAGATAGTGCAACGCGTGAACGTGAAGTAAAGATTGCAACAAGCGCGCTGCAAGATGTATTTCAAGATGCGCGCCGTAAATAAAAACGCCGCGACCTTTTTAAGGCCGCGGTTTTATTTTATTCAACGCATCTCACGGAGAACCCGAAATTTTTGGGTTTCATCATGTAGCTGAAGCCCATGGATTTTGAGGAGAGGTACCAGACCGAAGCTTCCCCCCCTTCGGTGCTTGAGCTCCAGAAAAACGCGAACTTATTTTCATTGCCGTAAGTGCCATCATCGAACATGTTGCCAGCGGGCATCGCACTGAATTTGAGCGTATCGTTGCCGTTAGTTTCGCCAGACCAGCCGTAATTCGCCTTGATTAAGTAACCGGCATTAAAATCACCACCAGCGGCTTTCCAAAGGCTTTCAAATTCTTCATTCGTCGGCAAATGGAAACCTGCAGGGCATGCCTTTTGCGCAGCATCCCACGTGTAGAGGCGACCGTAGACCATGCAATTATCTTCATCTTCCCTATAGCAAGTACTACCGGGCATTTTGTAGTTTAAATTGTCCGCCATCCACTTGCGACCATCAATAACGACGGTGCGATATTTTTGTTTATCGCGGGCGTCCTTGATTTCGTTTTTCTTTGCTTTGGGGGCGGCAAGAGATGCGCTAGAGGCAACAAGCGTAATGACAAGAGCTGATGATAGATAATTCATAGTATAGTTAGATAGCCCTCCCCATACGCGGATCATGCTCACATAAGTGCTAAAGCACTAAGTGATCAAAGAGCGCGGTGGCGGGCATGACAAATTTACTTTTCTACGGCGATGAGCTGGGCTTCGCCCTGACCCGGGAGCGGCTTGAAAATTTTCACATTCGTCTGCGTTGCCGGGCCACCAAAAGCCTTCATTTCACACACGAAGAGATAGTTCATGCCTGCAACCACCTGCGAAGATACGCTGAGCGGTTTCAAGTTGAGGTAAGCGTAATCCTTCGTCGCTTCGGCAAAAGCAGCGGAATCGTCAGCCGTGAGCGGGCGCTGTCCAGAATACCCACCCATGAGTATTTCATCGGTCTTGCCCGTTGCAAGGTCTGCAAAGAAGCCTTCAACTTCACGTGTTGCCGTTTCAATGCCCTTTTCTGCATTGATTCGCTTGTTAGAAATTCCGTAAGCGAGTGTCACGTTGGCGTTCGGTTCAAGAGTCTTGAGTTCTGCGGCACTCGCCTTGCGACCGCCACTGCCGTAAGTGCAGAACGGCACCACGACCTTGCCGCTCAAATCGTTAGCGTCCAAGAACGAGTAAATCGGCGGAGTGAACGTTCCAAACATAATCGGGTAACCAATGAACACCGTATCGTACTTCGCCACATCGAGTTTTGCATTCACGAGAGCGGGCCACTGTTTGGATTCACGTTCTGCACGGACCGCCGCAATCGTGCTATCATAAGTGGACGGGTACGGTTTTACAAGCGTCAGTTCAAATTCATCGGCATTGCGAGTGCTCTTGAAAATTTGCGCCAGCTTTTTCGTGGCACCCGTCTGCGAATAATAAACCACCACCGACTTTGCAGATTTTACGGCAGGTGCATTTTGCACTTCGGACTGTGCCGTTTTAGATTCAGCCTTGGGCTGTTCCTCATTGCAACCGGCAAACATCACAGATGCAGTAACAACAGACGCCATTGCAAGTGATAATTTAAGCTTTCGGGACATAGGTACCTCCAATAAAAACCTTACACACAAAAGGTAACCATTTTAATGGGCAAGAAAAAATTTCCACGCCCATTTTTGATTATTTTTTCGTCGGTGTACTGGGTCAGAAAGAGGATCCAACGATGAAAAAACATCGTATTTCAAAATTTATACTCAGTGCAGCATTTCTTGGCGCAGGCTTCATGAACGCACAAGCCGCTGACGAAACCATTCGTGAGCTCGCCAAGGAACGTGGCCGCTTTATCGGCACCATCTTGAATAGCGAATGGTTCAACGACGCAATTGAACCGGAATTCGAAGAAATTCACAAGACTCAATTCAACGTGGTCGTCGCCGAAAACGAAATGAAGTTCGACGCCACCGAGCCCAAAGAAGACGAATTCAACTTCGAAAAGGGCGACAAGATGGTCAAATACGCACAGGCAAACGGACTCCGCGTTCGTGGACACGCTCTCGCCTGGCACAGCCAAGTTGCAAACTGGGTGAACGACTATAAGGGCCAAAAAGAAAAGTTGCTCGCCGTTCTCAAGAACCACATCACCAAAGTTGTCGGCCACTGGAAAGGCAAAATCGCCGAATGGGATGTGGTGAACGAAGCCGTCAATGACGATTACAATGCCGACTGGCGTTCGACTAACTCCGTTTGGTACGAAGGCATCGGCGCAGAATTTTTGGATTCCGCATTTGTCTGGGCGCACGAAGCCGACCCGGATGCAGAACTCTGCTACAACGATTATTCCATCGAATGGGGCCTCCGCGAAGGATCCAAGGCAAGCTTTGTCGTGGAACAGATCAAGCGCTGGAAAGCAAACAACATTCCTATCACCTGCGTAGGCACACAAACCCACATCGAAATTGCACACGAAACAACTCCGCAAAACGTGCGCGCACTCGCCAAAGCACTTGCAGAACTCGGCGTGACATTGAACATTACCGAACTTGATATCGGATTCTCGAAGGGTTCAGCAGGCAAGCTCACCGAAGCGGACTACGCCAAACAAGGACACTTGTACCGCCAATTCATGGATGTGTTCCTCGAAGAACCGAACATGGGCGAATTCGTGATTTGGGGATTGACCGATGCTCACAGCTGGCTAGACGAACAGCAAGGGAAGACCGAAGGACTTCTTTACGACAAGCAATACAACCCGAAGCCCGCATACGATAGCGTCATGGCAAGTCTCAAGGCGCACCCCGCTTCCGAAGTCAAAACTCCATACCCAGAATCCGTTCTCAACCCGCCCAAAGATTGCGGGACCGGCAACTGCGACGATCCCATCGCCATCAAGACGCTCGCCAAGTTGAACAACATATCTATACACCTCGCCGGACGCACACTGTTCGTAACAGGTTTGGCTTTGAAGACGGCAACAAAGGTTGACATATTCGACATGCAAGGTCACCTTGTATTCAGCGCAAAGAACGTCAAAGGCAACATTGAGCTTTCTTCAACTCCTGAAGGATTATACGTTATTCAAATCCGTCAGGGCGTAACAAGACTTACCAAACGAATCACCATTAAGTAATGGAGATCCCCGTCAAACGAGGACTGGCGACGGGGATGACAACTCTGATAAAGGTCGCGAAAAAAAATCGCGGCTTTTTTCGTACCAAAAAAAAGATTTTTCGTTAATGTGACCTAGTCACAGTCTAAAGCCTTGTGATTATCTAAAATATAGGCGTAAAGAAGGGAAACAACCCCCAAAAGAGTTTAAACAAAACAAAAAAAGGAAAGGTAAAACAATGGCTGAATTAAACATCACTAGAGAAAACTTTGAACAAGAAGTCCTCAAATCCGACAAGCCCGTTCTGATTGATTTCTGGGCTCAATGGTGCGGCCCATGCCGCATGCTCTCGCCCACCATCTCGGAAATTGCCGAGGAATACAAGGACAAAGTCAAGGTCTGCAAGGTCAACGTCGATGAAGAGGGTGATCTCGCCGCCATGTTCCGCGTGTCTAGCATTCCGCTGCTCGTGGTCATGAAAGACGGCAAAGTCACAAATTCCGCCGTCGGCGTCCGCCCGAAAGACCAAATCGTCAAAATGATATAGTTCAATCCAACCAAGCCCGCCACCGTCTGTATGGAGCAGAGTCCGAGTGCGCGGGCATTTTTTACATAAGCATTCCAATCACAGCACACTTCCTACTGTCTACCGTCTACTTCCTACTTCTTTTTATATATTCCCTCTAAAGGGAGCGCTTTATGGTTGAACCGATTAGTCAAATTGTCAAGAAAATTCCGTTTTGGGGAAATCTTTCGCTTGAAGAAAAAGCGTTAGTTTCGCAACGCGCGATGATCAAGCACTTTAATAAAGACCAGATTGTTAGCAGCAACAGTTCCGCTTGTCTTGGGATCATCCTCATTTTGAGCGGAGGCATCCGCGTGAGCCTCATCTCGGATGAAGGTCGCGAAGTCACGCTTTACCGTGCGCACGCGAACGAATTTTGCGTTTCAACCGCCTCTTGCGTGATCCACCAGTTGACATTCGAAACAATCGTCACCGCCGAAGAAGACACTTCCGTACTCGTCATCCCCTCCTCCGTTTGCGCCAAGCTCATGGACTCCAATATTCATGTGCGTTCATTCGTTTTTGAACGCGAGACGGAACGCTATTCGCAGACGATTTGGGCCATTCAGCAGATGCTATTCAAACGTTTCGACCAACGCCTTGCCAATTACTTGATTAATTCATACGAAAGTAGCGACAAGCCCGAAGTCAAAAAGACACAAGAAGAAATCGCGCGAGACGTGAATTCCGCCCGAGAAGTGGTCGCCCGCATGCTCAAGGAATTCGCCGCCAAAGGGCTTGTTGAAATCAAGCGCGGCGCAATCGTGCTCCGCAACATCGAGGGATTAAAAAGGCTGCTATAAGGAGATTCCCGGTCATCCCCGTCAAGCGAGGACAGGCGCCGGGAATGACAAAAGAGCCGAGCGATGCAGAAACATGCTTGCATGTTTCTATATCCGAGGCGAACATGTCAAGCCACGAAGTGGAATGACATTATGAAAAACGCTTCGCCGTTAAAACAGCGAAGCGTTTTTTTACTTGTACATGTAAATCTTGCCGTTCGGGAACTTGAATTCCTTCATACCGGCGATATTTACCTGACTTACAGACTTCACATCACCACCGTAGAAAATCGTGCTGCCATGGTATTCCGGCTTGAAAGCTGCATTTTCTGTACCGTAGTAATTATCACTCGTGAAGCTGACAGAAGCGCAATTCGGAGTGTCGGTCGAGTAGTCACCGAATGCAAGGAGCACGCCGCCCGTAATTTCAAAGCCTGTGTCCGTATCGATGAGACCGCCCGCCATATTGGAGGGGCATCCATTGCCACCGCCCTGTTGGCCGCCCATACCCGGGAAACCGCCACCCATGTTCCAGCCGCCCCCACCAGGGAAACCGCCGCCCATACCGCCATTTTCATAGCTTTGACCGGTAATTTCAAGAATCAACACACCACCTGTCATCTTTGCAGAACCATTGGCATCGAGCACGTCAATCATGTTGCCCTTTGATGCGATATAGTGGTGACCGCCGCTAATCACAGCATGACCGCTAGATTCACTGAACATGGAATATCCGCCCGAATTTTCCTTAGCGCCCCCGGCAGCGTTCCAGCCATCATTTGTTGCAAATGTCGCCGTAACACCACCCTCGGCATAGATTCTGTACGCTTCCATGCCTTCGTACGCTGTAGTAATATTTACCGTGGAACCGCTCAAGTGCAAGGCGGAGTCCGCATGGATACCATCGTCCTTCGTGGAAATGGTCACGTCACCCGCGTTCATGAAGACTTTGTATTTTGTATGCAGTGCATCGTCATCGGCAGTCACATTGATGTTACCACCGTTCACATAGATGAACTTTTCAGCCACCAAGCCCTTGCCTGTAGAAGTCACCTTAACCGTTGACAGTTCCGTAGAATCGCTCACCATGACATAATGAGCAGCCTGAATGCCATCATCACCCGCTTTAATGGTAATGTTGCCACCGCGAATATCGACAATGCCCTTGCCGTCGATAAAGGACTTGCACTTGCCATCGTTACCTTCTTCGCATTCGTCACTTTCAAGGGCGTCACCCTTCTTGGCCGTGAGATTCAGCATACCGCCAGAAATCTGGAGACTACCCTTGCCCTTGATGGCGTTTTCTTCCGCTTCCACGGTGATGTTGCCGTTCTTGATTTTAAGATCGTTACTGCACTGGATGCCGTTTTTGAACTTGCCCTTGACGGTCAAAGTACCGGCACCCTTGATATTCAAATCGTCTCTCGAATAAATGGCTGCCTTTGCCGTATCCTGAGCACCATTGACCTTTACGAATAAGTGATTACCATTACCATCTTCAACCACGTTGGTCGTACCCTTGACCAAATGGAGAACCGTCTTGTCAGCATTTTTCACGAGAATCGGAGCGTTGGAGCTCTTGATAGTTGCATTGTGAAGATAGATGCCCGTGTTGCCTTCGTTTTCGGCACCCGGAGTATTCACGACCACTTGGAAATCAGAAGATTCACCGGTGACGTAGTAAGCGCCCGGGCAAGTAATCATTGCGCTTTTGTCTGCAATTTCAACGCAACCATTGTTGTTTTCGACAGTAGCCGAAGTACCCGCAAGTTTCAGGAGAATCTGCGTACCATCCAAAGTCCTTGCGTCTTCGTTGTCATTCTCGTTATCGCCAGATTCCGAGCTGCCGGGAACAGCCTTGTTAGAACTCGACGACACAACAGGGACGGCATTGCTGGAGCTAGAGGCACCGACGTTCGGCACAACGCTAGAACTCGAAACGATATTGCCAGGCATAACACTTGAACTAGAAACAATATTACCAGGCGAAACAACGCTAGAACTTGAAATCCCGATAACTGGGGCTGTATTGCTAGAGCTCCAAATTTCAACATCAATATCTAAAGCGCCGGAACTAGATTCAATTCCAAAAGCATCAGTGCTAGAAGAGGTTCCTGCGGGAGCATACGCCCCGCCATTAGGATTCATAATAGAACCGTCTTCACCACATGCCCAAAAGCTCAAAGCTGCAGATGCAGCAATCACAGGCAACTTTTTTAACATCATTGAACACTCCATTTTTTCTTAATATAAATTCCATGCTCCAAAATGGACCATTCCGCCGCCCAATTTCCGTTGAAGTCAATACAACAGGGTTTAACGATTATGATAGCCGCGACATTGACGGAATTAGCCAAATCCTATAGCCAGTTATTGGTTCTGCACAATTGCCGTCCCTTGTAAAAATTTCTAAATTGCCTCGCGCATTAGCATGTTTGGCGCATGTTGCGCCGCATTAACCGGAGGCTTTATGGCACTTCAATTCTACAACACCGCATCACGCAAGAAAGAACTGTTCACTCTTCCCGAAGGCGTTCCCGCCGTGCGTATGTACTGTTGTGGTCCGACGGTGTACCACTTTGCCCACATCGGCAACCTCCGCACTTACATTTTTGAAGATTTCCTCGTCCGCACGCTCAACTACTACGGCTACAAGGTCAATCACATCGTGAACATCACCGACGTGGGCCACCTCACAAGCGATGGCGACACCGGCGACGACAAAATGGAAAAGGGCGCAGCCCGCGAAGGCAAGTCCGTCTGGGACATCGCAAAGTTCTACACAGACGCATTCATGGCCGACTGGCACCGCCTCAACATCCAGGAACCGACTCGCTGGACGCGCGCCACGGACCACATCCAGGAACAGATTGACTTGGTGAAGACGCTCGAAGAAAAGGGCTTCACCTACCGCACCTCTGACGGCATCTACTTCGACAGCCTCAAGTTCCCGCGCTACGCCGACTTTGCCCGCCTCGACGTAGAAAACCTCCGCAAGGGTAGCCGCATTGACATGGGCGAAAAGCACAACGCTACAGACTTCGCACTCTGGAAGTTCAGCCCGACCGACAAGAAGCGCGCTATGGAATGGGACAGCCCGTGGGGCGTTGGTTTCCCGGGTTGGCACATCGAATGCTCCGCCATGGCCATGAAGTACAACGGCCCGACGCTCGACATCCACTGCGGTGGTACGGACCACATCCGCGTGCACCACACGAACGAAATTGCCCAGAGCGAATGCGCCAACGGCGTTCAG
Coding sequences within it:
- a CDS encoding carbohydrate-binding domain-containing protein — translated: MMLKKLPVIAASAALSFWACGEDGSIMNPNGGAYAPAGTSSSTDAFGIESSSGALDIDVEIWSSSNTAPVIGISSSSVVSPGNIVSSSSVMPGNIVSSSSVVPNVGASSSSNAVPVVSSSSNKAVPGSSESGDNENDNEDARTLDGTQILLKLAGTSATVENNNGCVEIADKSAMITCPGAYYVTGESSDFQVVVNTPGAENEGNTGIYLHNATIKSSNAPILVKNADKTVLHLVKGTTNVVEDGNGNHLFVKVNGAQDTAKAAIYSRDDLNIKGAGTLTVKGKFKNGIQCSNDLKIKNGNITVEAEENAIKGKGSLQISGGMLNLTAKKGDALESDECEEGNDGKCKSFIDGKGIVDIRGGNITIKAGDDGIQAAHYVMVSDSTELSTVKVTSTGKGLVAEKFIYVNGGNINVTADDDALHTKYKVFMNAGDVTISTKDDGIHADSALHLSGSTVNITTAYEGMEAYRIYAEGGVTATFATNDGWNAAGGAKENSGGYSMFSESSGHAVISGGHHYIASKGNMIDVLDANGSAKMTGGVLILEITGQSYENGGMGGGFPGGGGWNMGGGFPGMGGQQGGGNGCPSNMAGGLIDTDTGFEITGGVLLAFGDYSTDTPNCASVSFTSDNYYGTENAAFKPEYHGSTIFYGGDVKSVSQVNIAGMKEFKFPNGKIYMYK
- a CDS encoding endo-1,4-beta-xylanase yields the protein MSLKKTFSGIALGAALLGAGISSAYAADETLRSLADKNGIYIGAILNSQWFGGGLPGNYEQIHKSQFNIVVAENEMKFDATEPQEGRFNYNNGDKMVRYAQQNGMRVRGHALAWHSQVPGWVNNYKNDKKKLLAVLKNHIEKVVGHWKGQVAEWDVVNEAISNNEPQWRTGSVWYQGIGPEFIDSAFVWAHAVDPDAELCYNDYNLEQGVNPKAKAGFLLEQVKRWVKNGIPIHCVGSQTHVEDTTTDKHFIGSPDSLRSLAKELAKLNVKLKITELDIGFKSGINVSKSDLERQGQTFRQYLDIILEEPNADTYLIWGVSDKWSWLGGLNRQKGLIYDDNLKPKPAFDSILVRLQTYEPPKDSVKQDSVAQDSIKKDSTAKDSTKKDSTDAIAKIASRTTMSAYVAGRTLFVTGLVSKTAAKVDLFDMQGRPVFSTKCENGMVDLKDIAEGLYVVQIRSGSNKIVQRVNVK
- a CDS encoding Crp/Fnr family transcriptional regulator, with translation MVEPISQIVKKIPFWGNLSLEEKALVSQRAMIKHFNKDQIVSSNSSACLGIILILSGGIRVSLISDEGREVTLYRAHANEFCVSTASCVIHQLTFETIVTAEEDTSVLVIPSSVCAKLMDSNIHVRSFVFERETERYSQTIWAIQQMLFKRFDQRLANYLINSYESSDKPEVKKTQEEIARDVNSAREVVARMLKEFAAKGLVEIKRGAIVLRNIEGLKRLL
- the cysS gene encoding cysteine--tRNA ligase, with amino-acid sequence MALQFYNTASRKKELFTLPEGVPAVRMYCCGPTVYHFAHIGNLRTYIFEDFLVRTLNYYGYKVNHIVNITDVGHLTSDGDTGDDKMEKGAAREGKSVWDIAKFYTDAFMADWHRLNIQEPTRWTRATDHIQEQIDLVKTLEEKGFTYRTSDGIYFDSLKFPRYADFARLDVENLRKGSRIDMGEKHNATDFALWKFSPTDKKRAMEWDSPWGVGFPGWHIECSAMAMKYNGPTLDIHCGGTDHIRVHHTNEIAQSECANGVQFSRFWMHGEFLRTASEEKLEDGTTEQKFGKMSKSSGEFLTVTLLMERGFNPLDYRYFALGSHYRNYLNFTWEALTGAKEAFKSLHKKTDPLIGKATAITSEAAKAFQQEFKDAIGDDLNMPRALGIMNTMLKSDIDDGEKAALVADFDKIFGLKLDQPREEYVKKGANDNIDTAKIEALIAARKEARANKNWAESDRIRDELAAMNIVIKDSKEGTTWSVKE
- a CDS encoding endo-1,4-beta-xylanase, which produces MKKHRISKFILSAAFLGAGFMNAQAADETIRELAKERGRFIGTILNSEWFNDAIEPEFEEIHKTQFNVVVAENEMKFDATEPKEDEFNFEKGDKMVKYAQANGLRVRGHALAWHSQVANWVNDYKGQKEKLLAVLKNHITKVVGHWKGKIAEWDVVNEAVNDDYNADWRSTNSVWYEGIGAEFLDSAFVWAHEADPDAELCYNDYSIEWGLREGSKASFVVEQIKRWKANNIPITCVGTQTHIEIAHETTPQNVRALAKALAELGVTLNITELDIGFSKGSAGKLTEADYAKQGHLYRQFMDVFLEEPNMGEFVIWGLTDAHSWLDEQQGKTEGLLYDKQYNPKPAYDSVMASLKAHPASEVKTPYPESVLNPPKDCGTGNCDDPIAIKTLAKLNNISIHLAGRTLFVTGLALKTATKVDIFDMQGHLVFSAKNVKGNIELSSTPEGLYVIQIRQGVTRLTKRITIK
- a CDS encoding flavodoxin, which gives rise to MSRKLKLSLAMASVVTASVMFAGCNEEQPKAESKTAQSEVQNAPAVKSAKSVVVYYSQTGATKKLAQIFKSTRNADEFELTLVKPYPSTYDSTIAAVRAERESKQWPALVNAKLDVAKYDTVFIGYPIMFGTFTPPIYSFLDANDLSGKVVVPFCTYGSGGRKASAAELKTLEPNANVTLAYGISNKRINAEKGIETATREVEGFFADLATGKTDEILMGGYSGQRPLTADDSAAFAEATKDYAYLNLKPLSVSSQVVAGMNYLFVCEMKAFGGPATQTNVKIFKPLPGQGEAQLIAVEK
- a CDS encoding TraB/GumN family protein, which gives rise to MNETNSQSEEIKEPVSGGKSDVYRIHTKDNREIVLVGTAHISQVSKDLVHETIEAESPDTVCVELDDGRLKSIQDPDRWKNTDLRDVIKKKQLATLIANLVLGSYQKRMGAQTGVKPGSELKEAVDVANSKNIPLVLADRDIKITLRRTWACTPWYRKFSLLGGLFASIFDKTEISEEELQKIKEKDALNSMMQEFGKTFPEVKQVLIDERDQFLASKIKNAPGNKIVAVIGAGHLRGIASIIEEDKELPSEESISVIPKGTAIWKIIGWTITLAIIASIVLVGYFAGIEKAGQLSLQWAMLTGGGAMLGTIIAGGHPVTILVALIMAPFTGLTPLIGVGFFTALTQVYMRPPRVQEMETLTDDIWQVKRWWKNRVTRVILCFLCPGIPAIIGKILAIFKIYQAF
- a CDS encoding fibrobacter succinogenes major paralogous domain-containing protein — its product is MNYLSSALVITLVASSASLAAPKAKKNEIKDARDKQKYRTVVIDGRKWMADNLNYKMPGSTCYREDEDNCMVYGRLYTWDAAQKACPAGFHLPTNEEFESLWKAAGGDFNAGYLIKANYGWSGETNGNDTLKFSAMPAGNMFDDGTYGNENKFAFFWSSSTEGGEASVWYLSSKSMGFSYMMKPKNFGFSVRCVE